In the genome of Meles meles chromosome 2, mMelMel3.1 paternal haplotype, whole genome shotgun sequence, one region contains:
- the POMK gene encoding protein O-mannose kinase: MDGKAQDSSRGLPRRAVPPAVGLLLSMALMNALLYLCLDWFFIAPPHSTVGSTHCPHGHFRMGQMKNCSPWLSCEDLRTDVRQLKRVGEGAVKRVFLSEWKERKVAFSRLSRLEMKEDFLHGLEMLKGLQGKHVVTLLGFCEDDNTILTEYHPLGSLSNLEATLNLSKYQNMNTWQRRLQLAVDYVSIINYLHHSPLGTRVMCDSNDLPKTLSQYLLTSNFSLVVNDLDALPLVNHSSGTLVKCGHRELHGDFVAPEQLWPYGEDTPFDDDLMPSYDEKIDIWKIPDVSSFLLGHVEGSDMVRFHLFDIHKACKSQTPAERPTAQDILDTYKKVLNLLRDTMVSQTREML, encoded by the exons ATGGACGGGAAAGCCCAGGACAGCAGCAGAGGCCTCCCTCGCAGAGCGGTGCCCCCAGCCGTGGGGCTGCTGCTCTCCATGGCTCTCATGAATGctctcctctacctctgccttGACTGGTTTTTCAtcgcccctccccactccactgTGGGCTCCACCCACTGTCCCCACGGACATTTCAGAATGGGACAAATGAAAAACTGTTCACCGTGGCTGTCCTGCGAGGATCTGAGGACTGACGTGCGGCAGCTGAAGCGTGTCGGGGAAGGAGCCGTGAAGAGA GTCTTTCTGTCTGAGTGGAAGGAGCGCAAAGTGGCGTTCTCCCGGCTCTCCCGGCTGGAGATGAAAGAGGATTTCCTGCACGGGCTGGAGATGCTGAAAGGTCTGCAGGGTAAACACGTGGTCACTCTGCTCGGCTTCTGTGAGGACGACAACACTATCCTTACCGAGTATCACCCCTTGGGCTCCTTGAGCAATCTGGAAGCAACGCTGAACCTTTCCAAGTACCAGAACATGAACACGTGGCAGCGCAGGCTGCAGCTGGCCGTGGACTACGTCAGCATCATCAACTACTTgcaccacagccccctgggcacacGCGTCATGTGCGACTCCAACGACCTGCCCAAGACGCTGTCACAGTATCTGCTGACCAGTAACTTCAGCCTCGTGGTGAACGACCTGGACGCCTTGCCCCTGGTGAACCACAGCTCTGGGACGTTGGTGAAGTGTGGTCACCGGGAGCTGCATGGGGACTTTGTGGCTCCAGAGCAGCTGTGGCCCTATGGGGAAGACACACCTTTTGATGATGACCTCATGCCCTCCTATGACGAGAAGATCGACATCTGGAAGATTCCAGATGTCTCTAGCTTCCTTTTGGGGCATGTTGAAGGGAGTGATATGGTCCGGTTTCATTTGTTTGATATTCATAAAGCCTGTAAGAGCCAGACGCCTGCAGAACGACCCACGGCTCAGGATATTCTAGACACTTACAAGAAGGTTTTGAATTTACTCAGAGATACCATGGTGTCCCAGACAAGAGAAATGCTCTAG